CCAGTCCACCAGCGCCTCCAGCCCTTGCTGGCGCGGCGGCGCGGTGCGCGTGGCCTCGGTCAGCAGCGCGAACCGGTCGGCGAGGCGGTCGTTGAGCTCGGTCAGCGACAGGGTGCGCAGCCACACCGCGGCCAGCTCGATCGCCAGCGGCAGCCCCTCCAGGCGGCGGCAGATGGCGGCGACCAGCGCCTCGTTGGCCCTGGTGAGGGCGAAGCCGGGCGACACCGCGGCGGCGCGGTCGGCGAACAACGACACCGCGTCCCAGCCGTCCGCGCGATCGCTCGTCCCGCTCCCGATGGGCAGGTCGAGTGGCTCGACCGGCAGCAGGTGCTCACCCTCCACGGACAACCGCTGGCGGCTCGTGGCCAGCACGCGCAGGCCGCTCGTCGAGGCGAGCAGCTTGCCGGTCAGCGTCGCGCAGGCGTCGGCGAGGTGCTCGCAGTTGTCCAGCACCAGCAGCACCTGCCGGTCGGCGAGGAACCGGGCCAGCCGGTCGGCGGGATCGACGGCCTCGTCCCGCAGGCCGAGCGCGGTGGCGATGGTCTGCGGCAGCAGCGCCGGATCGTCGAGCGCGGCCAGCTCGGCGAAGTGCACCCCGTCCGGGAACGCCCGGGTCAGCCCCGCCGCGGCGCGCACGGCGAGCCTGGTCTTGCCCACCCCGCCCAGGCCGGTGAGCGTCACCCGGCGGGCAGCGGACAGCAACCGCCGGATCTCGGCGAGTTCCTGCCGCCGGCCGACGAAGCTCGTGAGCTCGCTCGGAAGTGTGCCCGCCACTGCATCAGCCTAGTTGGCGCCGGCGTTGATCGGTGCGGTCCGGACAGCTCAAATACCGGGGGTATCCGTCGGCCGGGTGGCCGCCTGGTGGTGCGAGCGCTTCTCGCGTAACGTCCGACCTGCGGTTATCTCGGCAGGAGCGGAGGGCCCCGGCGATGCGATCGATGTGGAAGGGCTCGGTGTCGTTCGGGCTGGTCACCATTCCGATCAACCTCTACACGGCCACCGAGAACAAGAACGTGTCCCTGCGTCAGGTGCACGTGGCCGACGGCGGGCGCATCCAGTACAAGCGCTTCTGCACGATCGACGGCGAGGAAGTGCCCTACGCCGACATCGCCAAGGGTTACGAAACCGACGACGGCGAGATGGTCGTGATCACCGACGACGACCTCAAGGACCTGCCGCTGTCCAGTTCCAACGTGATCGACGTGCTGGAGTTCGTCCCGCTCGAGGCCATCGACCCGCTGCACTTCGACCGGCACTACTACCTGGAGCCGCAGAAGGCGGCGGTCAAGCCGTACGTGCTGCTGCGCGATGCGCTGCACAAGTCCGGCCACGTGGCGATCGCCAAGGTCGCGCTGCGCCAGCGGGAGACCCTCGCCCTGCTGCGCGTGCACGCCGACGTCATGGTGATGACCACCATGCTGTGGCCGGACGAGGTGCGCACCCCCGACTTCGGTTTCCTGCGCGACGAGCTGCCCCAGGTCCGGCCGCAGGAGCTCAGCATGGCCGGCTCGCTGATCGACTCGCTGTCCGAGCCGGTGTTCGACCCGGGCAAGTACACCGACCACTACCGCGAGGCGCTGGAAGCGGTCATCGACGCCAAGATCGCCGGCAAGAAGACCACGCGGCCCGCGGGCCGGTCGCCCAAGACCGACGTGGTCGACCTGATGGCGGCGCTGGAGGCCAGCGTCAGCGAGGCCAAGAAGGCCCGCAAACCGGCC
The sequence above is a segment of the Amycolatopsis viridis genome. Coding sequences within it:
- the ku gene encoding non-homologous end joining protein Ku, encoding MRSMWKGSVSFGLVTIPINLYTATENKNVSLRQVHVADGGRIQYKRFCTIDGEEVPYADIAKGYETDDGEMVVITDDDLKDLPLSSSNVIDVLEFVPLEAIDPLHFDRHYYLEPQKAAVKPYVLLRDALHKSGHVAIAKVALRQRETLALLRVHADVMVMTTMLWPDEVRTPDFGFLRDELPQVRPQELSMAGSLIDSLSEPVFDPGKYTDHYREALEAVIDAKIAGKKTTRPAGRSPKTDVVDLMAALEASVSEAKKARKPAKRTPAKKSAGTSSTSSTSGRGRRSPKSA